From Micropterus dolomieu isolate WLL.071019.BEF.003 ecotype Adirondacks linkage group LG06, ASM2129224v1, whole genome shotgun sequence:
GTTTTGCACTGAAAGCAGGAATAGACATCCTGCTGcctaacatttttaatttaaacaaatgttaacaataatgaatCAGTCAACTTTATAGCActtaaacacaaagaaaaaagagaaaaagaaaggaagtagaaaatataagaagaaaaaaaatccaaacacaAATTAGAATAAAgacaatttaaattttttatggTTTTGAGCCAACACACTCCTTCAGAGGCTTTAACAGAAAGATTGGTTAACACAGTTGAAGGCCAATGATTGGGCATTGCAGCTTCCTTCAACCTATTCTGAAAATACCATAATTACAAAATGAGAGCACATTAATGTTGTAACTACAGGTACTATAGATGCTTCATGTTAAATGAACTCTGACTTCAAGCATGCTGGACATGGAGGGGAACTTGGAAGCCTATCTGTAGTAACAGTTGTTATTGTTTAGAAAAATAGGCACTTCTACTTGGTAGACCAGTAGGGCCTACTTAAAACATCttattgttttgctttgtaCAAAAGTAGCTTTTGGTTATTAGATATCTAAATATCAAATCTCTACACACTAGACCTATATAAAATCCATACACAACATGTGGTAAGTAACAATTCTTCCATTAGCAAGCTGGAGGTGCGATTCCGTTTGGTCAAAGCAACCTGACTGTTTATCTGTGGGCGATGCTCCTGTTGTTTCAGCAGTTTATCTGTTGACTCAAGCTGATGATAGCATGCTACTACAATGGCAGACAGGAACAGACGGCTTCATTCATGTACAGTATGGATGTACTTCACAAGGCATTTTCTCTCCAACGTACAGCATGTTGATATGAAACACCCCTTACTCACCCCGAATAGGAGTATCAGCTTAATACTTCCAATGAATCTGTGTTGAATTTCccacttttaaatgaaaagtgcATAGAAAGTGCTCACAGCTTATAAACACAGCCtataaaacagcaacaaaaaacacacaaggcaAAAAAAGGTTGactcaaatacatttattgtctttttgcaaaaaaacaaaagtaggcTACTTCTCTCAATGCGGCATGTTTACTGATAGTGAGAATATCATTGATGACTTAGAAAACATCTAGGctaataaatacaattttcttCATTATGTAAATGCAGCAATGAATGCCCCCCAAAACTGAGTCTTTCAACCTTGTCCTGCTTCACAACTTAGGGGGTTACTTGCAACCAACAGCAGAATAGGTGAGCGAGTTTCTTGTGTCACTGTGAAGAGCCTCGGGGGGAACGGTTCACAGCCAGAGTGCATGAATGAATCTGTTTTGAATACTTGTATGTTTCTATGTAAATAAGTGGGTGAGGATCAGCTGTCACACAGAATGAAACAAGTACTTTTTACAGCGAAAGCGTGTGATTGCCCTCTGGTGCTGCGGCTGTTATCAGTTTTCCTGTTTTAAAGGAACATTTCTGGGACATGAAATGAGATGTTCTATGTACTGAATACTTTGAACTCTCtatatctgaaaaaaaaaacctcaattCTGAttaattgtaatgttttttttcccaaagatttaaactaattaaaaaatGGAGGTGatatgaacaaaatgaacatgtACAGTTACAAATGTTACGGATTTCTGCCATAACACAACAGAAAGCATATATACATCTATAACAAGTAAAAATAGTAGTTGATATTTTTTTGGGAATTGCAGTATTTAATATTGACATAATTCAATTCTCTTCAGTTGAATCTATATAGAGCCATTTCACAACAGAAGTtgtctcattgcacttttcatagagcaggtctaggtCATACTCTTCTTAATAAAACTTAAATACATAAAAGTTGTTCACACAAAACTGGTGTGTATGAAACGCAGTAATAGGATGACCAGCTTGATGCGTCAAAATATCAAGCCAAACTGAATCAAATTCACTTGAATCAGCTTGAGCTTCTAAGTATATTTTCCCAAGTTTTGTTTGCTAAACTAATGCGCCATGTGTTTCCTAACTGATGGTATTTGTTGTAATGATTTTACTTATTTGATCTTGTTTTACATCTTTGGATTTTATATAcgtttattatttgtttttactgtgaagcactttgtaactcaAATCAAGTTTCTAAGTTTagctgattaatcaattagttgatcgACGGAAAATGTATGAATAAACTTAAATTTAGCTTCTTATTCGTGAGAATCTGCTGATTTTCTTTGATATCAttgtaaactaaatatctttcgGGTTGTAGAtggttggtcagacaaaacaagacatttaagaCGTCACCGTAGACTTTAGTaaattgtgactttttttttttttttcaaaatgttctgacattttacaaaccaaaatattaataaaacaaataatgagCAGATTAACTGTTAATAAAAAGAATCATAGTTGCTCGTCTGCTTATGAGGTCGGTCATTTTACCAAAAAGGggaacacatacacagaaaaaaaagacacatttaaacTTGTTTTCTTGGTTACTTGGGTAAAATCAGCTGTGAAAAACAGAGCGACGTGCAGTGAAAACACTCCTACATCGCATTTATAAGTAAAttgtcaaattaatttaattttaacatttgaTGCATGCACAACACAAAGTTTCGAAATAAAAGTAGTAtttgtacaacaacaaaaagggagaaaaatcaTGTATGGAAACTCTATGCACATGCCCGGCACAAGTTAACAACTTACTATACAGTATAAAGCTTCAACAGATTCAATTCTGGTGTTTCTGGGCTCAGCATCCTCTCTACACCAAATCTCCATCAGACAATAGGCTTTTTATCCATTTTGATGGTCTCATAGGTATCCGTGCTGTGAGAGGTCAGACCCTGCAAGACACAGACACGAAAATGAGTGAGAAGTAAAATCACCTGATGTAAAGAGTACAAATACATTTCTACAAAACAATACAGCACTTCCTGCACTGAgtctaagttttttttttcttcttcttctgactTCCAGGTAGGTgaacaaaaatcaaaacaaatacaaaggtCCTTTACCATCCGCTGTGCGGAAAGCTGTCACTTTTCCATCATgtgcttttttaaatgtctttttaagcATTAGAATGAGAAGTCTCACCGCATAGATGCCTCCTTCTGCGGGCTGCTTCTGTGGGATGGAAACAGTTCAAAGGAattgtgtaagtgtgtttcAGTAACAATCATTTCTTAAGAAACACAACAGAGTGACTGGCTTTTTGAAATATCTAGTTCCTAGTTCGACTCTGTTTCTTTCAAGCCATATCGGTGttgattattttattcattctgtGATTTTTAGGATCAATGCGATGTCATTCTGCATGCGTACAACAATTCGCAGGAAGTGAGATCTGACACTGACACATTTGTGTGAAAAAACGTTCGTGGAAACTGTgagtgtgtacagtgtataaATAATGTAGGTTGGTGGTCAGCTCAAGCTTACAGGAAATGACAGACTGAGCTTGGCTTTAAAGTTAACTAAACAGAGCCAAGCCTATTCCCAAGCACATTTCACTCGATACAATAATGAAGAAATACACCTTTAATTTTACCTCATGGGGATTGGCGGGTGTTTTGTTGGCTGGACTCAtctgtcaaaaataaataaaaaagctcATGGTTGAGTTATTCACATAATATTTGAGGTGTAAATTAGACATTTAAGCTTTAACTGGTAAGAGTACTGAAACATTCAAGATGATGTAGAGTGTAAAGTTGTCAGGTACAATGCTACAATCAACATGAAAGACTTACTTAGAGAAACATAGTTAATAGGACTCTAAACTCTAACATTCATCATGGCGGCGCGTGTCTTGTTCCTGTTTGTCTTACCCTCAGTCTGCAGTATAAGACGGTGAGAATGATGCCGTAAAGGATAAGAATCCCATCCAGTATGTAACATACGCTCATGTCTCCAAGGGCCTCTGCACAAAGCAAACACATGATCTCAAGCTTCATCACTGATCATCATCAACTCCAGAAGAAATGTTAACGTGTCTCATTGCCATCTCAGCCACCCACCCAAGGATTTTCAGTGCTACAGGTATCTTAAAAAACCTACCCacaagagctcaaagaaaatgACATTTACAAGTCCTCACCGGAGCAGGTGGGATTGATCATCAGAAAGGTGGCGATAAGCAGCGGTCGCACCATCTTACCAGGTGGGCTACAGATAAGATGGATGGTCTGTTTTGATGCTCCTTTGTCGGCTGTCAGCGAGatctcttaaaaaaaaaaccctctgaAGTGAGCTCTGTGAACAACAGCGAACAGGAAGTCCGGGGCTCTCTGTCCGTTTTTTTGAAGCTGTGAAACCACACGCCTACCACACTGCCATCACCCCCTTCAGAGAAGTTCCTCTAAAACGCTTGAAAAACACTCTGGTAATTGCTAAAAATCCAGTGACATGGTGCTTCCAGTTAATGAGAACAGAAACCTCTGAACAGAAAGCAGAACCTGTCTGTAACTCTGTCTCAAGACcacaaacatgcaaatacagCTGGTCATTTTgtctatatatgtatatataaaagaaaactgaatCAACTTCAGCATGTTCTACCTCTTCTAAGACTTGCTTTTTGTAAATATAGCTTCGCTGCATCAATTTCCCACGCTCCCAAATTAAGTGACAAAAAGAAGATGTATAAGGAATAAATGGTTTAATAAAGGGAAAATGCCTAACACACTATCCAAGCTACAGTTACCAAAAGGAAGAAAGTACAAGACAAATCTACAAATTTTTTTACAAGCcactttgtttttcaaaagtaaaaacattcgGAAAATTGCATCATCATAACTTAGGCACCTTCAAAATGATAGAAaacaagttattattattaaaaacctTTTGGAGCCCAAAATAACTCTagcatgcattttttttaaataacatctGCATTTTGATCCCTTGGATGAAATGTCACACACATTTGACCTGGTATTTGGATATTGTTTAGAAACGTAACAGGCTTTTTAAACCACGATTTCACTGGCAAGTACAGCAGTCGGGCTGTGGCTCAACATACTGTAGGTAGGTACATCAGAGGGGCTCAAGTCTCAACATCAGAAGGGTTTCAGCGGTACAGTAAGTTTCGGGAGCTTGATGAGGATTGCTGGTCCTCCACATCTGGAGAGTAAGGCCGAGTGAGGATGGAGGCAGCATGTTCAATGTGCTAGTTTCAGCTCGTGGCACAAGGCGAGGCGGTGATAACAGTACGCTACTGCtgcagaggagctgcagagaggAGTTACAATCACACGTCTGGTTTGGGATTTTTGTTGAAATGCATAAAAACACTTAGAACAACAACCCATAGAAGTCAGCTCATAGTTCAACTACAGCTGCCTGATCAGGACTGAATTTCTTATGtgtacaatgtaaaaaaaaaagcctggaCTAGACCATGGCCCCATTCACACCTGGTATTAACGCATTGCGTTGCCCTTGTTTCAATTCTGCATTGTGATAGGatataaatatacaatttaAGGAGGAGCTCAGGCACTTTTATGTTAGTAGTCTACTTTCTGGAAAGATGTTATGTACTTCAGTTGTTTTGTTCTAAGTCTCCGTCTTGATAAAAGCAGGTGAACTGTGTGAACACCTGGGACAACGATTACTTTATTGCTCTATTGTTGTACCATTTTAAACACAGCAGATTAGAATGTTGTCAATAAACCAAAACAAGCCATTTCTCAGCAGATAGATTTGCTAAGTTGTCACGGTGATAAATGCTATCAGGAGAGCTAAGTAAGGTAATGTACGAGGTGGAGACACAGTTACTCTATCTCTACTCAAAGATGGCTTAAACCCTGCCACAAAATTCCATACTTAGGTCACACGACAACAACTAAACCATCACAGCTCCACTGAAGAAGGCCCTGAGgtgtggttgaaagctttggAAACAAGTTAGTTGGACCTTGTGCTGAGAATTTCCAAGCTCTACTTATTTTTCCTCTACGGAGAGAGTCATCTTCTGACGATTTTTGCCGCTTGATACGGCAGGAGGTGGGGGCGGTAGTTTACCTTTCAACTTGTTGGGtaatttattcttttaaatgtggaaGGAAACTGTACAGATCACATGCATACCTGGCTCTCATCTTATTACAATGCAATGCACACGACCGCTGTATTTGCCGATTCAGTAGCTCTGATTGTAGTGTGTTCTGCTTGCATTTACACGTTGCATTAAAGGCTAAGTCTGGCAATactctatatttttcttgttcTCAATAAATCCCATCAAAAGCACACGATGAACAAGTACTgtctgtgtatccaaagcctggCGTAAAACAGGCAAGAACACATCAGTGAGTCACACAGTTGcgctgggtgacatgttcctgtTACTATGAACAGAACTGCACCCACATACATCTCCTGTTTCCATAAATACTCACTAGTGTGTAGTAGTTTGTGGGTTAAATTAGTGTGCAGTAAATGCAATATTTACTTCTGTAATAGTagtgaatataaaaaataattgagCCCTTTTTTAATGAAAGTTTTCAAAGATTTACAACTTCATAAAAGTATCAACACATTGTTGGTCTTTTACtctttttatgggatttgttgacaataacaaaaattcAGAATAACACCAGGCTTATGCTTTAACATCCTCATTCAGAATATATGCTGGCACAGACTGCATGTtgataccaggtgtaaatggggtcTTTCTTTAGTCTTCTTGCTTAAACGGTAAAAAGAATAGTAAAAATGCCAGTGTAGAATAAAACAAATGCTGCATATTTAGACAATCATGAATATACAGAGTCTGGAGTAGCAACAATTTAGGAATGTACTTCCATTTTTCTTTAcagtcagataaaaaaaaaagaagacattttggCCCTCAGGCTGCAGAAAAGCCACATGTTAATTCAATGCACATAATGCTACATTCTgtaagtaaaaaagaaaaaaaacattacaccctttaatataaaaacagtccTCGCCATCTCAAACAACACATTACACTGACAGGGAATCAAAAGGCAGTGGTACACCAGCGTTGCTGTCAGAGCTGAGCCCCACTTGGTCCGTTTGAGACACAAGAAAGAGGAAGTGACAAATGTGATGTAATCCTCCTCCTTAGCTTTATGTGTTGAGTCAGCACAGTAAAGTAGTCCAGTGGTTACAGCAAAAAAGgaggaaacaacaaaaagtctcccttaagaaagaaaaagtgttttgtttttaacaatgtgttgtaaagacaaagacttaacagcacaaaaaagaaaaaggcatCTGTTTCATTCCAGGTTTGCACAATCATTGAGCTGATCACAGTTTGATAAAAGAGCATCTGTGATGATCATAAAACAGGAAGGAGAATTCAGACACTCCTCTCCTTTAAATGGTTTCTTTGTCACAGACAGGGAAAATGATTAGATAGGAGCACTCCACATGGCCTCCACAAGAGTGATCCAGCAGGACTGAGCACAAAGAGAGGACAGCATGGGAAAAGGAGAATCTTTAAAAAGGAGGTGCCTTCACACCGAGGTCTCCGATTGCAGCCTCATGACGAACTTGTGGCTCTTTGGGTCGATGAATTCCTCCCCGAGACGCAGGAAGGGGAGCGGTGTCACTGTGACCACAAGAGAGAAGTCCAGGCGTCGCAAGGAGAAGACCAGACCCTGACGCAGGGCTGAGGTCACCGGCTCCTCGCTCACTAGAGTCCACTGGCGCCCCCTGCCGTTCTGCTGCTGGTACTGCATGGTGGGGCCGGGGGAGAGGTAACGCTCCAGGAAAGCCTGACCGGGAGGATGAAGAAGGTTAATTATCATGGAAACACTGGAAAACATACATGGTTTGATATTGAAGTATTTTTGTTGCTCTGCTCTCTATTCCCCAGGACTAAAGACTCCATTGAATTAGCTAAAAGAGCTTTTATGTATGCTGCTCCCTCTGCCTGGAGCTTTCCGCAGATAGATCTGAAACAGCTATATTGAGTCTGTTTTGGTGATTTCAAAGCATTGCTGCAGAAACAGTGTGCTCTCTTCTGGCTGCTGATGGGTCGGGGTATTTTATCTGCATGTGCTGTTTTAAAATGGGACATTTGGGTTGGCCTAGGTTAGATGAAATCTTTTACATGATTGTATTAGAAATGTTATTCatgattttttgttgttgtgtttgtctgttgttattgttgacaCTCTTgagaaagagatttttaatcctTGCTAAATTGGttattaaaagattttttttaaaaaaaaggaaagaaatatttttaatgataaataacATCTTGTGCATCAAACAACAGGCATGTTGTAATTACGCCAAAAGTtaatacaatttaataatgTCAGCAACTGCACACAAGAATGTAAAATTATGCTTTTAGCACTTTTGAGTAACTGTAGTGCAAAACACCATGCGTAAATGTTTATGCAGATTGCCGTTAGGGCTGtaataaagatttttaaaatgctgttgCCATGAGTCTAAACTCACCCGGAGCAACTTCAACCCCCTGAGAAAatctgccaccaaatattatTCGTAACATttctaattaattattttgaaatgtcctttattcatttaactgtgCAGTGGTTAAAATGATGTTTTGAAGACCTATCAatacaactttaaaaaaaaaaaaaaaaaataagagaaatacattctctttttattaattttataaaaagtccaatttaaatatattaaatctaaattaatATGATAATCAGCCTTAAAAACCAAGCATGTGTAATTTGTgtgtaacacaaaaaacaatgagGGCCTCAGAAGCAGCTACAACCCTGGTTGCTGGGCTCAGATGGGCTACTGGTTGAACAAACGTTGGGTAATCCTTTACCTTGGGCGTCATGTTGTGTGTGATGCAGAACTGCAGGTGTGTGAGGATGCTCTCCATGCTGTGGAAGGCCTGCTGCCGGGTGGTTCTCAGGTATTTCTGCATGGCTCGAGCCATCGGAGCGAAAATCGCCTGAGCCGCCTCCCGAGGATCCATCACTTCCCGAGGGTGTTTGGGGGACGAGGCGACCTCCTCTTCGTGAAGACGCTTGATATGTGTGAAGGCCTCTTCCACTGCCACGACCAACctggaggaaggagagaaagcATCATTACGGACGTTGTCAGCTACAGGATTATTTTCAGAATCTCCATTCAAATAGAAAATCCTTCATTATGACTGGGTGAGTTTGGAAGGCAAGGCAGGGATTAACAAGAACACACAGTGTGTCGGCTGTGCTCTGATGAACATGCAAACATTAtaggaaaatattaaaactaaGCTAATATTGGCCGATAACATCAGCTCAGCAGGTATACCAGGCAGGCTCTGTTGCTGAGTTTCATCTGCTGCGATAAAGAAAACCATCACTTTCATCTTTAGACacgctctgtctctcttcttgtGTTCCTCTAAGAGGCAAGGGAAGAAAGATCCACATACATCATGTCTGTGTACTGGCAaacagggcttgacattaacttttttgctcactagccaatgtggctagtggttttccaaagttactggCCACATagcattttcactagccaaatttttgtttttgggaAATTAAAGTTGAACGATTTAAGTTGACAATGGTGTGCTAACATTTACTAAGattatcattagctctgataaggttgtgtgttaagctccttttttgaaaacatgtagtctattaagataaacacattaaaatagtaTCTTCTTATTAGATATAATAAAACTGCTTCATGGGTGTAAAGAtcaattaaaaagataaaaactagACTGAAAAAAAATTTCACCAGAAACATTTGCATCTGCCTTTCCTCAGAGATCTGACTGCATTTATGTTTTTCATCATGAAGCTGTGGTAGCTCTGAGTAACAAGTATACAGGACTTttttccagattattcccaTACAGACGCTTCTGTTTTCTTATGGCATGacaacttttattaaaacatagttCTATATTTTAAGACAATAGGCTTCACtaatggaccaatgagcaaacactatgtgtaggtagtactcatgggagttgtagtgtcGTAGTGTCACATTGCAATTCGTTTGTCATTTCAGTCTTTTGACAAGACTACAATTTTTCAAACACGCCAAAGTGGCCAGTGGGAGTGACTGTGTTACCTGCCACGGCCGAAATCCATCCGGCATTTGGCGGGATGGCGGGTGTTAATGTAGCAAACAAAGCGTATCTTTTAATATGCCGCCAAATGTCCTCAACTCATCTTCCATTGTGCTGACTCTTAGGCATTAAGGTAAATTATGCCTGCAGGCAAATTTAAACATGGGTTCAGACAAAAACATCTTACAGCGAAAGTGAAAACAACAACTTAAGTTGTGGGTTTTCCCTCTCTTCACGCAGACATCTTGTCGGGAAGTGTCTTATTGTCATTGTCTGCCTCCTGTGAATACCAATCTCATTTGTTTGCTACTCCACCAATCACATATCACAATGAATCCCTGCTGTCAGATCATACCAAGGTCTGTAAGTAAGGAGTATCTGTCTGACCTGGCCTTGCGTTTGCGGACCCTGCGGTCCATCTCGGCCTCCTCGTAGTAAAACTCATTGTGGGAGTTGTCTCTCCTCCGGGCAGCGGCTGCTATCATGGCCCGGGACTGGCCTGTGGAGTTGTTGGTGGTGTTTTCTACAAGACAACACATGCAGAGGGGAGGAATTAGCAGTTTGCATTTCAGGTATTTTGCTGATGCTCATAGAACTCCCTTGAACTCTCACAGTACGGTAGAGCAGTTTCAGGTATGTAAAATCAGCCTCATGCAGATCTGAGGGATGAAAGTTGTTGCAAAAGACTTTTAGCGGCTTTAAAGTTTaacctctgtgtgtgtcagtgaatgTGACATCTGGTTCTGACGTAGACTGTGCCAATCGAGAAACGTTATGGATTATAAAACAGGCATCAGAGGCGTGACGAGGCTGTATTTACCATCCAGGGAGTAAACCTTGAAGCCGGTCATCTTCTTGGACAGGATGGACTTGGGCAGGTTGAGCAGGGCAGGGTTGTAGACGGAGAAGTCGCTGTAATAACGGTCCAACACCCAGACAGCTGCCCGCTGGATGCTAAAATGCAACGTGTCAATCATCAATTGCCACAGTAAGTACAGGTCTAACATCAGCTGCTGACGGCACAAGGACAGGTTATGAACTGTACACACGTATCACATGGtaacacaacaacagttattagTACCACAACTTCCAAATCAGGTTATTCTTGTATGTAAGCAGGGAGAGAATTCAAGTAGGGTTATCTGTGTGCAGACGTCGTACTCAATATTACAGTCAAATACTTTTACCTAGTTAATAGTCATTTGATACAGGCAGCGTTAAAACCAAATACACATCTGGATTTATGCTATTACAACACAAACTATTATTTACTGTTGGATTTCCAGCACGGCAAAGAAGGCTACTGCTCCCGGGCCCTAGAAGTCACCTTAAAGTGGGtcttagttttttttatcttgaggCCCCCGACATGAAGAGAGTCACAATCTAGGTTCAAGACTATAAAAATTGCACTGAGGACAGGAGGAGCATTTGGCCCCAGCAGCTAGGTTTTGCCGAGGGACTTCATCACTTTATTCGGccatgaatgtgtgaatgtattAAAACCCACGCAGCACAGCGTTTTTAGTAAGTTACATAAGGCTAAGTCtcgtttttttttccagtttaatGCATTTCTACAAAAAATACTTTGGATTTTACAAAGGAATAGGTTGGGATAAACTCATTTTGATTAGATTTTGATGTCCTCATGCATCCAGATGTTGCTGATATACAAGGGATTTGTttgaatttagatttttgtaaagaaaaccatattttctttacaaaatgtattgaTATTCAAAATGAATACTACCCCACTTTGTACTTCCAGAAATAGAAATGCATGATACAGGTGCACACATACTGTGAATACTGGTATAAacttatatctatctatctatctatatatatatatctttgcTTTCAGCTCATGATACTACCACTGAAAGTCACCTAAGACTGCAGCATTCATCAGGATTGACTCCATGTGAGCTCTGAAGTTCATTCTTGAGCTCAAAGGGTCCACCTACTAGCTTTTTAGAGCTTTATTGCTAAGGAAGACCACAAGTTTTAGTTCAAGGCCCAGAAAAGCTAGTACTTGGACCTCAGAGCATAGAATATTTTGTTACACAGAGTAGTATCCTGTTCCTACAAATAGAAACATATTTCATCAGGATCATTTTAAAGATGTTATAATCGCATTCAAATGCTAAACACATTGGCTTAAactaaaaatgtgttattttatcaAGGAATAGGTCCTTTGTCGTTAAAAGAGTGTAGCCTGATCATAtctaacatttttaaatcaactCTGAACTTTGATCAGaaacaaaaataccaaaaactCTGTAGAGAACTTGCCGTTTGCCATGTCACTAACCTAAGGTGGCCCACGTTGTAGAACTTGCTGGCTCCGTCCGTGCTCCGGACAACCTTGAGGCAAAAGGCCGGCTGCAGGTGTCGGACTTCTAGCAGCACCAGAGCCAGGTACTGTATGAAGAGCAGGGCGTCCACCAGCGAGGCAGCATACTCCACGATGCCCCTGTAGTCCCTCTCCCTGGGCTCAAGCACCCGCACACCATAGAACAACCAGTACGATGCCACGAACAGGAACACCAGCACCATCAGCAGGCAGCGGAAGACAAAGAAGCGTGGGAGAGTGGCACGAGGAGGCCGGAGGAACAGCGCCCaggaggagatgaggaggaCCAGGAGCTTGAAGGCTAAAGAGACATAGAGGCCTTCGCAGGGCGTGCCGCAGGGCTCGAGGGCGTCACGCCACAGGACCTGCGGGAGGATGAGGAAGGCTAAAGGTGTGACCAAGGCGAAGAAGCTCAGGCAGCCTCCCAGAGCCGGGCCAATGAAGCGCTTGCACTCCAGCGGAGTCGACTCCTCCAATTCTTTGGTGACGCGGGTCAGGTCCTCGTTAGAGATGCTGTGTTCTGAGGTGCCGGTGACGACAGTGGTGGTCTCGCCCCAGTTATCATCCTGTCAGACAACGAGATGGATATAAAGATACATGTGTGTTTAAGGTTAATTTTCACCGTCTACATAACAAAATACTGCTGaatgctgaaaaaaataaaaataaaatagaactCAAGGACTTTCATTGAAAAGGTAGGAAATataaaagaagaaacacaagctTATCTGAGCttctctgcaggtttcaccaattgaattaaatgattaactggATCTGACTATGTAAGTACCAAACAAAGAATttaacacctttgggatgaccatttaaattttaataCCAGAGGCCTCACGTGGAGGTCCTTAATAAGTGGTAGATTAT
This genomic window contains:
- the LOC123973073 gene encoding high affinity immunoglobulin epsilon receptor subunit gamma-like, yielding MVRPLLIATFLMINPTCSEALGDMSVCYILDGILILYGIILTVLYCRLRMSPANKTPANPHEKQPAEGGIYAGLTSHSTDTYETIKMDKKPIV
- the LOC123972822 gene encoding vang-like protein 2 codes for the protein MDNESQYSGYSYKSSHSRSSRKHRDRRDRHRSKSRDSSSRGDKSVTIQTPGEPLLDAESTRGDDRDDNWGETTTVVTGTSEHSISNEDLTRVTKELEESTPLECKRFIGPALGGCLSFFALVTPLAFLILPQVLWRDALEPCGTPCEGLYVSLAFKLLVLLISSWALFLRPPRATLPRFFVFRCLLMVLVFLFVASYWLFYGVRVLEPRERDYRGIVEYAASLVDALLFIQYLALVLLEVRHLQPAFCLKVVRSTDGASKFYNVGHLSIQRAAVWVLDRYYSDFSVYNPALLNLPKSILSKKMTGFKVYSLDENTTNNSTGQSRAMIAAAARRRDNSHNEFYYEEAEMDRRVRKRKARLVVAVEEAFTHIKRLHEEEVASSPKHPREVMDPREAAQAIFAPMARAMQKYLRTTRQQAFHSMESILTHLQFCITHNMTPKAFLERYLSPGPTMQYQQQNGRGRQWTLVSEEPVTSALRQGLVFSLRRLDFSLVVTVTPLPFLRLGEEFIDPKSHKFVMRLQSETSV